The Larimichthys crocea isolate SSNF chromosome I, L_crocea_2.0, whole genome shotgun sequence genomic interval TCCTCTCTACTCCCTCTAGGATCTTGTCTAGACACTGTGGGTCATTGTGGGACGTGAGGAGGTTATTGACGTAGGAGTCTTCCTCGATGacccttctttcctcccttcatGTCAGAGAACTGGGGCAACTTGGCGGTCTCTCGCATGGCTACCTGTGCAATGCATCCCGCCAGTTTGTCTCCCATGTTCACTCTCACGACAGCATAGTCCTCAATCTCATCTTTAGGTGAGTCTCTCCATAAGAATCGATGGTACATGAACCTCTTGTTCTTTGAGCCATACCGAATTGTACATCTTGGTGATGTCCCCAATGGCCTCGTGTTCTCCTTCCTGGAATCTGAGGAGCACCGCCCTGATGGGATTAAGAATGTCTGGGCCTTTGAATAAAATGCTGTTCATGCTCACCCCTCCGAACTCCTGGCTACTATTCCAGACGAGGTGCACCGGCGTAGTCACTGAATGGGGGTTTTCTCACTGGTGTCTCTCCTTGCTAGGGGGTTGTGTAACTCACTGCCATCACCTGTTTGCTCTAGTTCGTCGATATATTCATTATTAGCATCAAGGAGTTTACCATAATCGTCTTTTAATCTTGCTAACTCTTCTGACAGATCACTTTCACGTAAACGGCTAGCACTGACGCTAAGGTGGTTTATCCGTGTTGTAAAGTTCCGTTGTGCATTTGAATGTCTCCGCTTTAGGCTCTCTAGGTCTGGCTTATCATCCGCCATTTTTGTAGCCTCTGGGAATCACCAGAACCACCTTAGCAGCCAAAAGAATCATTCAAAAGATTAGTTTGAAACGAACGACTTGTCGTGTGCTCTTTTGCCGTCTGTTCCCGCTGAAAGCCGCGTTGCATACACAGTCTACAGCCCTGTCTGTGTGGCTTTCAGTTAGCAATGCTAGCCTCCTTTAGCATAGCAAGTCAGCACGAAGCATCACTCAGAAACAGTCACTTTATAAGCTCTTTAGCTTTTATAGAATCCACATTTTATACCACATCACCTGATTTTGAGTGCACATCCAGACAGGACACCTACACTTAAAATACTGTATGGACTGTAGGTACTTACAGCCCATATTTTAAAGCGTTGGGCCACTGACCATGCTACCTTATTTGACAAGTTGGGAGCGAAAACAGGTTGGGTTTTGACATGTCTATTCTCAGCAAAACTTTGAAGACTGATTTTTCAAATAGAAAAAGGTTGCTTTACTTGCCTTATATCAGTAAAACACCCACCCAGACTCTATGTATACTACACTGGTCACTAAGTACAATCATTAAGTTTAGAAGGCAGTGTACTTGCTAATCTCATCCAAGAATCCATTATACTGTGGCTGGGGACACTGTCCTCACCCTGGTTGCCACTTGAGATCTGACAGTCCAATAATGTCTCAGCATCTTAGGGCAAATCTCATCCACTACTGGTGCTTTTGCCGCCATGAAGCTTCCTGACTACTTCAGCCACCTCTGCCAATGATATGGGATTCTGCCTCCTTAAAAGAGGACGTGTTGGCTGGCTTCAGGTGCTCCGGAAAATGTGTTCTTTCCACTCCCCAACAATATCCCTAGTCTGGTCTGCAATTTTACCTCCTTTTGCTTTGCTGACTGACAAAGCGGCAGCCCTCTCTACATCCCCAATAGCTGTCTTCTACTTCAGGAGACCAAGACTAAAaggcctccttcttcatctTGGGCTTGGCTGGCTTCTTAGGTTGCCACCATGACACGCAACTGTCTGTTAATAGGAAGTCTTTTTCTTGCCACTGTCATCAAGTGACATCctgtaaaacagaaatgaatatgAGGGGTGTCCCCTTTTGGCTCTATACACGTCACTGCAAACAAGGTTGAACGATCTTTCAGatggttgattggttgatttaATTTCCCATGTGCTCAGCTGTATTTAGATAAGATAACAGTTAGAGAAGACATCAGAGACTagacaacacagagaaataatgaaatcaaatgaaagtttttaaCCATAATGGATAATATTTCTGTAATTacgatgttttttctttcaggtttgAGTGAAACCGTGAAGTACAAAtttactctcttctctctcacgTTACTATGTTACTGTTTGATTTTCCTggtaaatgtttctgtcattgtGACCATCATCTTAGATAAAGACCTCCATGAACCCATGTATATTCTATTATGTGTTTTGTGCATTAATGGACTTTATGGCACAACAGGTTTCTACCCCAAGTTTCTCTGGGATCTACTTTCTCCTGTTCATGTTATCTCTTACTCTGGATGCCTTGTTCAGGCTCAAGTAATGTACTCATTTGCCTGCAGTGATCTGTCTATTCTTGCAGTCATGGCATATGACAGATATGTGGCTATCTGTCAACCACTTGTGTACCACTCTATCATGTCAAAGAAAAGACTAATTATGTTGGCGTGTTACTCTTGGTTAACACCGTTCTGCATTATGGGCATAAATGTCTTTCTAACATCTAGGTTAAAGTTATGCAGCACATATATTGCcagacttttttgtgtgaattgGATTATTGTTAAACTTGCTTGTTACCCAGCGGAAACAGCTGTTAACAACATAGTTGCATACATGACAATAATACTTTATGTCTTTCATggtgtttttatagttttgtcaTACATGATTCTCATTAAAACATGTGTAAACTCTGTAGAAAACAGGGCAAAGTTCATGCAAACATGTGTGCCACATTTAACCTCCTTACTCACTTTTCTTGTGACTATACTTTTTGATGTTATGAATATGCGAATGCGTTCAAGTGATTTACCTCAACCCCTTCAAAACTTTATTGCAATAGAATTTCTTGTGATACCTCCCATTATGAATCCTCTCATTTATGGTTTCAAATTAACCAAAATTAGGAACAGAATTCTGGGTGttataacttttaaaaaacagtaagtTTTGTTGGGTATATTGAGGAAGTCTTTTTTTCGAACGCACTCCCTTCAAATTTTGATTATTGTTACACCTGATGTGGTGAAGTTACATGTTGTTGTGCAGTGTTTCTGAGGATATGTACCACATGtacataaagaaacagaaacatttaacttcaactttatttatttttatagcacctttcatactcaattgtagcccaaagtgcttcacagaacagagtaaaaacagaaatagacaatagagcagtttcataaaaaactagaaattaaaagaaaaagtagaaacataaaactacaacaataaaacaaataagaaaataacCTATAGGATAAAAAGCATAACACTTGCTGTAAAAGTAGATATGACCtgtacagaaaatattttttagcaAATATGAGCTTAATCCTTTGATATGTCTTTTTAGTTGACAGTTTGGATTTTGTTACGTAAATTTGCCTTTACATGTGTGAATGATCTTTATTGTCAATACCAACCAAAttgatatatatttgtgtttatttgtttatttgtttttttcccctgataAATTATCATAAATCATGTG includes:
- the LOC109140799 gene encoding olfactory receptor 5F1-like — its product is MDNISVITMFFLSGLSETVKYKFTLFSLTLLCYCLIFLVNVSVIVTIILDKDLHEPMYILLCVLCINGLYGTTGFYPKFLWDLLSPVHVISYSGCLVQAQVMYSFACSDLSILAVMAYDRYVAICQPLVYHSIMSKKRLIMLACYSWLTPFCIMGINVFLTSRLKLCSTYIARLFCVNWIIVKLACYPAETAVNNIVAYMTIILYVFHGVFIVLSYMILIKTCVNSVENRAKFMQTCVPHLTSLLTFLVTILFDVMNMRMRSSDLPQPLQNFIAIEFLVIPPIMNPLIYGFKLTKIRNRILGVITFKKQ